A single region of the Nocardioides aquaticus genome encodes:
- a CDS encoding pyridoxamine 5'-phosphate oxidase family protein → MTDPSPDLPRPLARLADPAYLSFWRERHLCTVTTPRPDGGLHVTPMGVVLDADGRRAWAVTSRGSVKARNIRAGGEDGVPVAIGTVDGRWWTSLEGTARVSEDPAVVAEAEERYARRYRVPRPNPERVAVVVELVRALGSVPEQDPARVVAAWHEAVEAGAVRRALVLCSPDVAVGGPRGEARGTEVMRAWLERSGISLAPQHELVADGGRVVVHEQARWRTPDAPADAPTTEPADTWVVFEVADGLITAVRRYETEAELPG, encoded by the coding sequence GTGACCGACCCGTCCCCCGACCTGCCCCGCCCGCTCGCCCGCCTGGCCGACCCGGCGTACCTCTCGTTCTGGCGCGAGCGGCACCTCTGCACCGTGACCACCCCGCGTCCCGACGGCGGGCTGCACGTCACGCCGATGGGTGTCGTGCTCGACGCCGACGGCCGGCGCGCGTGGGCGGTCACCTCCCGCGGCTCGGTCAAGGCGCGCAACATCCGCGCCGGCGGCGAGGACGGCGTGCCGGTCGCGATCGGCACGGTCGACGGGCGGTGGTGGACCTCGCTCGAGGGCACCGCCCGGGTCAGCGAGGACCCGGCGGTCGTCGCCGAGGCCGAGGAGCGGTACGCCCGCCGCTACCGCGTGCCGCGCCCCAACCCCGAGCGGGTCGCCGTGGTCGTCGAGCTGGTGCGTGCGCTCGGTTCTGTTCCTGAGCAGGACCCGGCCCGGGTCGTCGCGGCCTGGCACGAGGCCGTGGAGGCCGGCGCCGTACGTCGGGCGCTGGTGCTCTGCTCCCCCGACGTCGCGGTGGGCGGCCCGCGCGGGGAGGCCCGCGGGACCGAGGTGATGCGGGCCTGGCTGGAGCGCTCTGGGATCTCGTTGGCGCCGCAGCACGAGCTCGTCGCCGACGGCGGGCGCGTCGTGGTCCACGAGCAGGCGCGGTGGCGCACGCCCGACGCGCCGGCCGACGCGCCGACCACGGAGCCGGCCGACACCTGGGTGGTCTTCGAGGTGGCCGACGGGCTGATCACGGCGGTGCGGCGCTACGAGACCGAGGCCGAGCTGCCCGGCTGA